Genomic DNA from Pungitius pungitius chromosome 12, fPunPun2.1, whole genome shotgun sequence:
tggctacaatcctgtcaccatgctgccgacaagccgaagttgtattgggtgctcgctccttttgctagACGCACACTCCTGAGCTTGAatctcttccttgaggtcctgGATGTTGTGAtataattatttgtattatttgaattttttgcagtattttaacgttgaaaaatgCTTTACTAAAGCAATTAGTAAAGCAGTTTGAAGTTGGAGTCTGTGGTTACATTTAAAATCGCCTGAATGGATCTCATTTGACTATTTATTGCAGGCCGAAAAGCTATTTAAAAGTTTAATCAGATACACAAGAACCAACACAGATGACCCAGAAGATGAAGGCACAAGGACGTGGTATTGGCCGCTGGTGAAGTGTGTGACCATCAAGGTGCCAGATGCTGATCTTCTGAAGCATGTCACACTGGTGGATCTTCCTGGAAATGGGGACACTAACAAGAGCAGAGACAATATGTGGAAAACGGTAATTCATCACATGCAatgctttttattgtgtgttacTGTGCAGACTGCAAACTGTGACTTTGTATTATTGCAAAGAGCTGATAACCATCATAATGAACTTGTTGTCGTATCTGTTCAGATCATTGGAAGTTGTTCCACTATCTGGATTGTGACTGACATCAATCGAGCTGGATCAGCCAAAGAAGCCTGGGAAATCCTGAAAGATGCCTGCAGCTACATGGGAAATGGTGGCCAGTGTAATGAGATTCACTTCATCTGCACAAAGTCTGATGGTCATTCAGATGCAAAAGACACGTAAGTGGTTTAACATGCCAAAAGTACATATACATGTGTGTTAAAGTTATTAGGAGGAATTATAAGTGGTTATGAAACAGTCTCAATAATAATTCTGATGCCTCTATATGACCAATATTAGAAATCAAGACCATCAGCGTGAAAATTATTTTctacatattcatttttaatgctggtttattgattttagTCCTTCCAAGGAAATTCCTTGAGAAAATAATAGCTTCTGACAGTCAACACAATTGAGCAATCTGAAACAGTATTATGttactttgtatttattattaacaactCACTTCACTTCAACATTTCATTGAGATCAAAGAACTTTAAAATAAAGTGATACACAATTGAATGGTGGATCTTTTAGACTTTTGGAtgcggaaaaaaaagtgaatttaatGTTTCACTTCTCCAAAAactgtttgaggtggaaattaATGAGAACGTTTTCATTTAGTTCAGCAGCTGGTATTCGTGATTTCATCTTAAAAAGAAACCAACAAGCCAAGGCCAAAGTGAAACAAGAATTTAACCAACTAAAGGAGGTTAAGGTGAGTATTGTAGTATGAAAGAAAGTTTATCACAAATTGTCTACAGCTGCAAGTTTAACTTAAAACCAGAATGTTTTCTTAACAGAAACACGTCAGTGAGAAAAGTTTCAAAGTCTTCACAGTGAGCTCTGTAGAGTTTCTAAATCACAAATATCTAAATCAAGAAGAAACTGGTAGGGGAAGTCTACATATATGAGCACATTTTGATTTACTTTAttctaacaaaacaaataaaatgaatgattgaATTGTGGACACTTTTTTACAGAAATACCCAAACTtcaggagttcctgcaggagctcaaTGACTGTCACAAAGAGACGTTGAACTACGTGTCCGGAGCCCACGGGATCCTCTCTCTGATTCAAGGGGCCAGCCGTGGAGGAGGAGTAAGATCAAGTGACACATCTCATCTTTGATCTTAATCACCGTTCACATTGACAGAAAATAGTGAGAAAACATCGTGAAGTAAAAGACAGACGTCCTAAATGTGTTCCATACTTACATTTTAGCAATCAGGTAAGTTGTTTTCCTCAATGGTTTTTCTTCAGAGAGGCTGCATAACCAAAGTAATTTAAGGGGTGTCTCGCTCAAAATAACATAATGGTTACGTTGCTTTGAatgctgaatgtgtttttgtttattacaggctgagaaaaagaaatctgtgtGCACAATCcttgaaacaaagatgaaagatgaaCTTCAAAAAGTCAGGAATCAAATGGTAGAAACATACGAGGATTTTAAAAGGTGCCTCAATGAAGGAGTTGAAAAATCTGAACATTCCTGTGAAACGGTCTTAGAGTCGGTGATAAATCCTGTAAGTATTTTCTTTCTACCTACATAATGAttattgcattgcattttaatgATTGTTGAAATTCACATTAAACgttaaaatattgttgttttttctcttttgtatcaGAGAAGGCCAGGAGGTGGTTTCCACAAGACACTGAAGTATTTAGTCGAGCACAACGGCATCTACAAGGCTGAAAAGAATCGAGCAACGAGGAAACCAAAAAACCTCAACATGAAGTTATCTTCATACCTGACTGAGAGCATCGATGAGAAATTCAAGGAGACCTTCCCGTAAGAAATAACTTAACAAAGACATAAAACCCTGTGCAGGCTGGTTGTACAAACTATCCCTGGAACAACATTATGCAGTTATAACAGTTATGtgatataatacatttatattactTTAAAATGCAAACTTGTCAATGCTGttcatgaaacatttcaactttttaacatgtttcAGAAATGAAGTAAATTGTGGACCATTCAACGGAAAAATCAATTCGTTTTCACTTGGCACAAAGAGGATGAAAATGAAGCCAGAGTACGAAGATGTCAAACTTCAACTGGAATTCCTCAATGCAGAGGTAAAGGAAGAGAAGTGTACCAGTAGTCCATTGTGTAGCTGTTAGTGCAGGTCAGAAAGGCCCAAGTAGAAGgctgagaagagaggagacacaagaggagccTCATTTTTAGATTATCTTGATTGGATTCAAAATGTGTGAATCTTTAATATTCTCTCTCAGGAAgataagatgaagaagaaactcATCAAAGTCATCCGTGAACGTAAGAAAAGGATCTACAGCAGTCTGATGACAACAGTTGAGGAATCAATGCAGAAATGCTATGATGGTACAATAAAAGATCTGGAAATGTACAACATGACACTGACACCATGCATTATTTACCGTTTTTGTGTCTAAAgaaattataatttaatttaattgagaaaacgttttctgttttattgtaGATGCAAAAGTAATAAGAGGAGCCAACTCACTGATTAACATGAGGGAAACAATGAGGAAGCATGTTCATGAttcaaaacacaacatgttcaAGAATGCTAAAAAGGTCATGTTGGACCAGCTGAGAGACTTGATGGTTTGTAACATTTTATCATATGTCAAACAATGAGGACATTAGACTTATTCTTGGTCATCATCAATACTTATTGTGTTCTTTTTATGCTAATTTAGAATGACATCCTGAAGGACCTGAAAGTGACGATGCAGGAATCAATCGACCTGTCGCTCAAGACAGACGGTGACTCAATCCCAGGTAaaggcaacaaaataaaaacatgaaaatctctaaaaatacaaagaaatccCAGTAAAtttccaaatgtgttttttttttttagattttacagTGGAGCTTGGTAAGGTGAAGAACCACTATGAAGAACTGAAGGGAAGCGCAGAAGAAGACCAGTAGTTTGGTAAAAGCTgttaaaacatctacactatGACTCTGGATTGATGTTCTGAATAACTCTTAACAGCCATTAGCCACCAGTCCACTATGATTACTGATttaatgatttacatttttcttcttgacTATATATCtataatacatacattttctGTCCAATTTTTAATTGTACTTCATTTTAGGAATTGAAATTAGAATGATTTTATGGGTGTGTAGATAAATCCTGAACATTGGTCTCAGCGTGTACTGTGTGTTGATTTTGGCAACGGTTTTAGGCTTTTCAAAGATAAAACTTACtgcaaaataatgttttctaaatgttttaattcatgTATCAAAAATAGGATGGAACTAGATGATTGTAATCAACCCGCCTATCTGGTTTCTAATTATTTACTGAATACTTGTTTTGTCTTACTATACATTCTATGTGCATCTACAATATTTCGCACACCATACTCTGAAATAACGTTAATTGTTAAAGTGTCACATGGGCGTCACATGccctttttattcatgttttaaaatggtcttaaagcttctttttgttgttcgtcacttttattataaaatcaaCAAATGATTTTCTCTTGTCAAATAATTCATGTTTATTGTCAAAGA
This window encodes:
- the LOC134132909 gene encoding nuclear GTPase SLIP-GC-like encodes the protein MNEFVRDKLTEWGLQVWIEKFEDEGVDEESFYNLEDQEIAELIPKVGPRTKFKKRLKLLKVHKEQNTANPDTADASAQVIPSTSRTSNEGKRRSDLQGESNQQQPPTKKQRPGSYSEEIILADVKEIMGRVLKTIPRKENNLNDFLRRKIHDLETDKREVVGVFGNTGAGKSYLINAIIGLKNFLPSGGISACTSVLIKVEANMQNSKYEAIVEFITKEEWRDELWFSKNFSLENGEDDTEYKDIVEKLSALYGEDWKEKSPDDLMDGKYFKKIPEFLQSNEELRKKIFTADEAEKLFKSLIRYTRTNTDDPEDEGTRTWYWPLVKCVTIKVPDADLLKHVTLVDLPGNGDTNKSRDNMWKTIIGSCSTIWIVTDINRAGSAKEAWEILKDACSYMGNGGQCNEIHFICTKSDGHSDAKDTSAAGIRDFILKRNQQAKAKVKQEFNQLKEVKKHVSEKSFKVFTVSSVEFLNHKYLNQEETEIPKLQEFLQELNDCHKETLNYVSGAHGILSLIQGASRGGGAEKKKSVCTILETKMKDELQKVRNQMVETYEDFKRCLNEGVEKSEHSCETVLESVINPRRPGGGFHKTLKYLVEHNGIYKAEKNRATRKPKNLNMKLSSYLTESIDEKFKETFPNEVNCGPFNGKINSFSLGTKRMKMKPEYEDVKLQLEFLNAEEDKMKKKLIKVIRERKKRIYSSLMTTVEESMQKCYDDAKVIRGANSLINMRETMRKHVHDSKHNMFKNAKKVMLDQLRDLMNDILKDLKVTMQESIDLSLKTDGDSIPDFTVELGKVKNHYEELKGSAEEDQ